The Amycolatopsis sp. NBC_01480 genome segment CGCCGATCCCGCCCGTCGTGCCACGGCCGAACACCCCGTCGGCCATCGTGCCGGACCCGGGCGCGGCCGAACCGCTCATCGGCGGACGGCCGGCCGAACCCGAACCCGAACCGGGACCGGCGCCGGAACCCGAGCCCAGCCCCGGACCGGAGCCCGGGCCGGGAATCCCGGACCCGCCCGAAACCGGCGGCACAAAACCACCGGAAGACCGTTGCCCACCGCTGGGCTCCTGCGCGGTCCCGCGCCCCGGCGCCTCGACCCAGCCGGACGGCGGCGGAACGGCCGCCTGCCCACCGGAAGGAGCCGAAGACGTCGTCGTGCCATTGCCCGAACCCGAACCCGCACCAGGCCGCGCGGGCGGCGCCTGCACCGCGATCCCGTACGCGGGCGTGGGCGGGTCGACGTGCGCGTTGCTGACCGGCTGCACCACCGGCGGCTGGACGTAGTGTGACTGCACGGACGCCGAAGCCGGCTTGACGCTGCCGTCCGGCGTCACGTCGATCACCGAACCAGCCAGGTCCGTCACGCTCTTCTGGCCGCCCGGAGGGGCCACGGTCAACGTCTGCGGAGCGTTCAGCGTCTCGGTCGAGAGCAGGTTCTCGCCGCTCTGCTGCGCGTAGTCGTTCAACGCCTCGAGCGCCTGGCTGCGCGCGTTCTGCGCCGCGTCCACCTGAGACGCGTGGTCGGTCTCGAAGCCGATCAGGCTGGCCAGCGAATCGCCGACGGTGTAGCCGCCCGCGCCCTTCAGCACGGTGTCGGCGTCCGGCAGCTTGTACTTGGTGCGGTTGAAGGCCTCGCCTTGCGCGAACAGCATTTCCGCGGTGTGCGACACCTTCGTCATGGCGTCCTGGGAGAAGCCGGCCTGCTGCGTGAACACCTGCCCGGCCTGGCCGCCCGCCTCGCTCTGCCATTCGACGCCGAGCTGCGTCAGCTGCGTGCGCAACGTGTTGTCGGTGTCGGCGAGCGCGGACGCGACGGCCTTCAGCGCGTCGACCGCGGTGCCGATGCTGCCGATCCCGTCGCCGGTGCCGAACCGCTCGATCTCGGTGGCGATGGCGGTGTCGGTCCAGCCGTCGAAACGGTGGTCGCGGATCCTGCCCGCGAGGTCGGAGATCTCCACGCGCCCTCCCTAGCTCCGTGACTTCAGGTTCTGCAGCGCCAGGCCGGCGGCGTGGGCCGACATGTCGCACAGCTGCTGCTGGTTGTACGCGCCGGCGGTGATGGCAAACGCTTGCGCGGCCACGGTCTGCCCCTTCGCGACGCCGACGAGCGTCTCGCAGTCCGAAGGCGTGCCCGCCGCGCGGTAGTCGGTGATCGCCGGGTAGCCGCCGACTGTCGCCGGCGCCGTGGTCATGCTGTTCTTCCGCCGCGCCCCGGTCAGCCACTCCTGCACGTCCGCGCCGACGATCCGCAGGTGATAGGCGGAGAACGGCGCGGCCTGGCCGACGTCGAACACGCAGGTCGGCCCGTCCTGCGGGTCGGCGGCCTTGCGCGGGGCGCCGGTGACCTTCAGCTCGTCGAGCTGGACCTGGGACAGCAGGTCGCACGGGTCGACCCCGTTCACGGACAGGTCGGCCGGCCGCTGCGGCAGGTCGGAGGCCTTGGCCGCCTGCGACATCGCGCTCTTGGCCGTCTCCACCGGGTACGCCGTGCCGGGGGCGCCCGAGGAGCAGCCGGCCGCGCCGAAGAGCAGGGCCACCGCGACCAGCCGCTTACTGGACGCCGTGGGCACCGCGGTCCCCGAACGCCGCGGCCTTGTCCGCGTCACTGGCCTGGTAGGTCTTGGCGGCGTCGCGCAGCTGGGCGACGAGCTGGTGCAGGTTGGCGACGTACTCGCGCACCTGCGCGACGTACGAGTGATCGCCCTCGGCGACGACGGTGTTCCACGCCGCGATGGCGTTCACGCTCACGGTGTCGGCCGAAGGCGTGTCGATCCGCAGCTCGCCGAGGCGCGTGAGCAGCTTGTCCTCCAACGCGCCGACCTGCTCTTCGACCACGCGCGCGACGTCCAGCAGCTTCCCGGGCGCGACGACGATGTCCGCGACCCCCGGCGCCGCCGGGACGGACGACGCGAGGTCGGACAGCGGATTGCTTCCTGGCATGCGCTACCCCTCACCTACGGACGGTGACCGGACGGACCCGTTACGAGGCTACCAACGACGAGGTACCGCCGAGGCGAAGTCCGCCGGAAAGTTCAGGCGCCGACGGTCGCGTCGAGCTCGCCGCTCGCGGCCTTCAGCGCGATGTCGTTGCGGTGGTGCGAGCCCGCGAGGCGCACCCGGTCCACCGTCTCGTACGC includes the following:
- a CDS encoding DUF3558 domain-containing protein; protein product: MPTASSKRLVAVALLFGAAGCSSGAPGTAYPVETAKSAMSQAAKASDLPQRPADLSVNGVDPCDLLSQVQLDELKVTGAPRKAADPQDGPTCVFDVGQAAPFSAYHLRIVGADVQEWLTGARRKNSMTTAPATVGGYPAITDYRAAGTPSDCETLVGVAKGQTVAAQAFAITAGAYNQQQLCDMSAHAAGLALQNLKSRS
- a CDS encoding PE domain-containing protein; this encodes MPGSNPLSDLASSVPAAPGVADIVVAPGKLLDVARVVEEQVGALEDKLLTRLGELRIDTPSADTVSVNAIAAWNTVVAEGDHSYVAQVREYVANLHQLVAQLRDAAKTYQASDADKAAAFGDRGAHGVQ